DNA from Felis catus isolate Fca126 chromosome B3, F.catus_Fca126_mat1.0, whole genome shotgun sequence:
GTGGTCAAGGGAGCCATGGAGGAGAGAGCTGCCCAGCGGGAACAGGAGAGACCCAGTGTTCGTCTGGAAAAGCTACAGCACTGGGCAAGGCACAGGCAGAGTGGGCACCTCTTGGTGCTGGCGGTGAGGCCAGGCTGCCCCACCCCAAGGTTCAGCATGCCCACTTGTATCCCAATTCAATTCCGTCCATGTTTAGGGAGCACCCACCATGTGCCTGAAACTGTGCTAGGCTCTGagtgggaggagggtggagaaggCATAGAACAATGAAGCAGGACCCTTAATCTCTAACTAGCTTCCATTATGTGGGGAAAACACATAGGTAAGTAACTAAAATTGGACAGGAggcagaaaatattaaataatatccCATTCCTTTACTTGTCCTTGGTTGACTACTTTCTGCCAACATGCATTCCTCCTAATTGCTGATCTCTGGATCCCCTTCAACTCCCCTGTGTCCGGCCTCCAGGTGAGCCAGCTATGGCTGGCTGTGGCTGTGATGCCCTTTGCTGTCTCTGTTGCCTGCCTGAATTCTGCTTGTCACATGGCCACAGCGCTGCCACTTGTGCCTGGAGCTTTGGTAAGACCCACCAcaaggaagggtggaaggaagaTCCTGGAAGCCCCTCCCTAACGGGGCAGAGCTCAACATTTGCCTTTCTCAACATTCAGGGTCTCCTCACTGGGATGGTTACCCTTGAGCTGCGCAGATCACCCCGCCTCTGGAAGGTGAGAGGGGAAGATAATACAGCACTGTTCTCCAACACTGCCCCCCaccaaacatacacacacacacacacacacacacacacacacacatacacacgcaggACTCAGCCCAGGAAGTGGCTAGATGTTAACTAATCCTGTCAGCTCTCTGCCCCTGACTGGcctaaaaggagagaaagcaagaaagttaGAGGGCTGATGGCCCTGTTTGGAGGTGGAGGAATAGGAGCTGAGTTTTGTTTTGGGGCTAGGCTGTAGGTGGGGCTTGGGATTGCAATGAGTCCCCTAGGCTGCGCAGAGCTGAGCTGGCTCAATGGCAGGTGCAGGCCATGATGATACTCAACATCTTCAATCTGATCTTGGGCTTCATCGTGGTGGTGGTCGAGGTGATGAAGACAGCCTTGGGGCCTGCCCCAACTGCCCCCTCCCAGGTATGGGTGAATAAAGAAGGTGGGAGGATGAGGAGGCAAGAGGagatggagagggaaaggggcaagAGCAAACAGGTGCTGGGTCCCCTGTAGCATTCTCAGCCCTGTCTACCTGCAGCTGGCTGGCTTGCTGGTGGTGGAGCTCAGCGCTGAGACCTTCACCTTAGGGGGAGTGCTCCTCTCAGCACACTCCCTATTCCTGCTGAGCCAGAGGAAGCCAGGATGCTGCCGGACCCAGAGTCTGCACTACCAGGAGCTGCAGGAGGTATTCAGGGCTTGGAGGACAGTATGGAGCAGTTACCTAGCAGCTGATTTTTTCACTGGCTATTGTGGTCAGTGGCACTTAAGGGAAAACCATGGGGTtggtgggaggtggagagggagaaggagtcGTAGCCAGAAACTGGTTTTCTGGTTTTAGACGTTTCTCTCATAGTGGTGGGTAAGAGGGAGCTGGGCGTCTAAATGCCTGGGACTAGAAATGTGGGACAGCGTTAGGAAGGTGCCTAAAAGGAAGGACTATTGGaacaagaaaaaatggaagaacagGAGGAAGTTGTTTCTGTCTGGGATTCCCCCCTTTCTCACCCCTACAGTTTGCTCCCCTCTGTAAAACCCATCTGGCTTTTAGGGTCTCTCTGAGTTGGAGGAAGTTGCTGATTTGGAGAATGGCCCCACGGTGGCTAGCACAGCAAATGGAACAAATGAGTGAGCTGGcgaggggaggcagagaagtcCTGCTCTGCTACCCGTCAGGAGCAGTTTCCAGACCCTCTTGTCCCCACTCCACAGAACTCAGAAGCTAGATGAAGTCAGTCCTCTGAGACCTACATGAAGTCCAGTGGAGTGCCTTCAATTTCATTCGGACTCggcccctttctcttcccttcctcgcTAGGAGAAGCTATACCTAAACCAGAGTATTCCCTCACCTCACTAGCCTGAAAAGCTGCCCGCCTGCAGGACATCCTTAAGCCAACTTTCAGCTGTACCCACttctcccttccatccttcccctCCTTACCCATAGCCTCCCCATACAGCTTCGCATCTGTCTCATCTcacttatttctcttctttccacatTTCACAATCCCATACTCCAAGCCCGGGTTCCCGTATGCGCCCACTCTTGGAAGTCAATCCACGGgggctttagttttctctttcgATCCCGGTCCCTTCTACTCTAACAAAGACTACGAGTCCCAGGatgcccctctgccccctggcCTGATGGGAAATAAAGAGCCTTCCCTCCGGGATGGGGGCGCTGTGCATCTGCTGAGTGACGCGAGGCGCTGTAAGTCGGGGCCTAGCCGAGAGTTTCCTCGGACGCGACCACTGGCCCTGGGTGCAGGGAGGAGCCGGGCGGGTTATCCTGCGCGGGGGCGCCGCGGCCCCAATCACGGCAACTGAGAGCTGACTGTGGGTCCACAGCCCTCCCTCTGGCAGCTTCGGGGACGAGCTGGGGCTGGGAGCTGGCCCTCGGCAAAGCTGCGTGCCCCAAATTCTGGCGCCGCGCCCCCTCCCATagagcccaaatccagagtccTGAGACTTGGAGCGCGCGCGAGAAAGGGGTTGGAGATGATGAGTCAGAAGCCCAAGGCCCTTCTCGTCCCCCTCCCTTCGGGCCCTGGTGCCGGACGAGGACAGGCGCGTGGGGCAGACGGGTGGACGGGGCAAGAAGAGGAAAGGACGCGGCGACCCGAGCTAAAATTTTCCCGCCTCTTGCGAGCACGCCGGTGTAACGAGCCCGCGTTGCTGCCACCCTTTCTCTCCAAGGCGGGAGCGGGACTGCGCAGGCTCAGCCTCTCGCAGCCCCGCCGACCTTTGATCCCGGCTGCGTCCGGTTGCTGAAGCTCTGGTTGGGCTCAACCCCCACAGTTTATGACCTTTGCACGTGTGCAAAGATGACAAGCTCAAGTGGGCTTGAGAAAAGCCCAGGAAAACTGGGAGACCCAGTAGCACCAGCCGCTAGAGAAACTAGAAATTGACCACAGCTGGAGTACTAAGAGAACTCACCCCAAATTCACATAGTGCCCAGGATGGGTGTGCGCCTCACACTCATTTTTGTTCCCACTTGAGAAGGCTTCTTTCCCTAGAGAATGCTGCTTCTCCGAACTTAGTCAAGCCCAGGCATCAGTGAGGAAAGAGCGCAGCCTGGCTGCCTTGCCCTGACATTGCAGTGGTGCCAGCGGCAGAGCTCCTGTTTGTGACACCTTGGGAGTGGTGATAGTCGCCCTATGACAAGGTTGTGTGAGTACTAGTGGGTGGAGACAGTTCTGGAATTAGGCTCTTGAATGGAGAAAACAAGATCTGggcctcccccttctcctcccagtCTAACCGCCACAATAATGCAGAGCTTATGTGTGCAAGACTccgaaaattattttcttcaaagtcaGAAGATGGTGGTGGATGAGGAAATTGggggtaaacacacacacacacacacacacacacacacacacacacttcactgTGTCTTCCAGATAGGATTGACAGCTTTTAGTGATAGGATCAGAAGTCTAGGAATTCTGGTTCTTGGAGAAGCTCAACCACTGTACAAATGAACCTTATCAGTCAGGTTAGGCTAGGCTTTGGTAACAATGCgccagtttttttcttcccttaagtaagctctgtgaccagagtggggcttgaacccacaaccctgagattaagagtcacatgctttccctactaagccaaccaggcgctCCCAAAATGCCCAAGTCTTAATGGCTTTCAACCACAAATGTTGGTCTCACAGTACATGTCTAGAGTAGTCTGGCAGTGAGCTCTACTCTTTAGAAGTTACTCAAGGTACCCAAGCTGTTAGAGCACTACCATTTTGAGATCCTACCTAAATCACCATGAGACTtagagtcccccacccccacccgagtGAAGTAAGCTTGAGTTGTTCATGGGCTCTTAAATGCTTTTGCCTCAACAGGACATACACCACTTTCACTCACTTCATTGGCCAAAGCCAGTCATATAGCCACACCCAACTTGAAGAGGGCTAGAAGGGCAATCTTTTCAAATGTCTGGAAGAAGTGAAgcagaaatatttcattaaaaggaaaaatgttaaatcatttgTGGTGATTCTTGAACAGCTTAGCAGCTGGAACTCATCCATTCCAGCAATTATGCCTATATCTAcctctaattttttcttttacatgaaCCACTaaatgcagttctttttttttttttttaatttaattttattttttaagtaatctctacacccaacctggggctcgaactcagagaccccagatcaggagttgcatgctccacccactgagccagcttGGCACCCCTAAATGCAGTTCTTCAtagaaacttttctaaaaaataattggaCTGGGAGCCCGGAACTTTAGATTCTGGTTTTGTTGTGTACATTTTGGGAAGTCAACCTTTTGGAACTACATTTTGCTTACATGGAGGTTATAATCATAGTATTTATCGTCTCTGCCTTATTGGAATGTCAAggaataacaaataaataaataaaatcacacatgGAAAAATACTTTGAAACTACAAGGCACTCCAGAGGCTGAAAATAAATTGCCTACAGGGTTATGGAGTAGCGTAAAGGAGTGAAAGAGATAGAGTATGAAGTAACAGGGATTGGTGGCAACTGTAGCAAACCAGAGAGCACACATTCTACTTCAAGATGTTcccctctggggcacctgggtggctcagtgggttacgcaTAGgactctgtttcagctcaggtcaggatctcacagctcatgagatggagcccagcttcaggctccacactatcagcagaTTCTCTCACaccctaccaccccccccccaccccatctctctctctctctcaaaaataaaaaaagacgtTACCCTCAGTTACCCTTACTCCACTCTACCCAATTATTGCAAATGTGGGACTGTGGGCCTGGTACTGGCATAGTTCCAATTTTCCTATAAAAGTCAGAAATCCTAACTTGTTAAATGTGAgctcttctgattttaaaatgttgaggggcatctgggtggcttagtcggctaagcgtccgacttcagctcaggtcatgatctcacggtccgtgagttcaagtcctatataggattctgtgctgacagctcagagcctgaagcctgtttctaattctgtgtctccctctgtctctgcccctccccgttcatgctctctctctgtctctgtctctctgtctctctcagaaataaataaacattaaaaaaaatattttaggggtgcccgggtggctcagtcagttaagtgtctgactttggctcaggtcacaatctcacagtttgtgggctcgagccccctgtcggactctgtgttgacagcctgaaacatgcttcagattctgtgtttcctctctctgccccttccccgctcacactctgtctctcgtgtgagacataaataaataaataaataaataaataaataaataaataaatcgttaaaaaaatttttttaattttttcaatgttgagaacaatatttttcttttcaaattgagGATCAGATTCAGCCTAGAGTCTTTCAATTTTAGTCTCCTTGTTATTCAAACATGATGGGAATTCAGGTTTTGGGTGTGCAATACACTTCTTGTAGGCCTTCGAGGTCTTTTCTGAAATTCAAGACTCTTGGAGAGACATTGtgttcttaaccttttttttctttcttttttttttttttaaatcaatatcttTCTACAGCATTAGTTCTCAGGGAGGGGGCATTTTGCCCACTAGGAgttatttggcaatgtctagagatatttttagttttaacaaCTGGTGTTGGGGGCAGGTGAGGGGTTAGAATGGAAGGAGCATTAGATGATTAGATGAGAAGTCAGAAGATCAGAGATTTAGTCTCAGTGTTACTAATGCCCCTTCCATGTGCATTATCTTCTCCCAGCTGCGAATGAAGATGGTCTGAGACATCCTGTGATCTTCATTATTCTGCCCCACACTGTTTGTCTCCAGAGTCCTGGCTGCTGCGGGAAAGCATTCTGCTTTGCTACAATGCTTCCCAGCAATCACCCTTATCACTTTGGCAGCCTCTGTGAAAGTCACTCATATTTTACTTGAATTACTGCCTATTGGAACTTCACAGAAAGAAGTGACTGTGACAAGGTTCCTGCTGACGTCAGTTTTTCAAGGCCTTGACCCCTATCCCTTGCTTTAAGCACTGTAGAAATGACCGATTCACATGTGGCTTCATATGCAGCTGAATTCTGTGGTGATTGAGAAATTCTCCGTGTTGATGAATTTTGCCctcatttctttgaaattcagtcatttttttctgGCCTTGAATACAAGATTATAGACAACAGACGGTATCTCCCAAATCAAATATCTGCTTTTGCAAATGGTTTAGGGTTTCTGTGCTGGGCTGTGTCCTCTGCTGCCATCTCGTGGCCTCTTGGCTGCCCGGGTCGAGGTCTCACAAAGAGCCTTCCCGCAAGGTAATGGCGTGTGGCAGGGGCTCAGTTGGAGAAAGAACCTCTTCAAGCAGCGAGATGCTCCCCATATCCCTCCCCTGCAGCGGGTCCACCAGGGCCGAGGCACCGCGGCCTGGCGGGGAACCTGGACGCGGCAAGCAGGCGGGAGGCGCAGGGCCCTTCCGTGTCCTCCTCACCCCAGGAGGCCTCCGTGTCTGCTCTGCGGGGCTGGACTTGAGCCACCGTCAACTACCCAGGAGTAATGGGAGATCGCCTCGCCTGCCTGGTCGGATGAATGATCCGCAGCCTCTTGCCTCTACCATCCGAGGGCTGAGATGTTCTTAATCTCAGCGAGGAGAGATTACCCCGTTGGGTTTCTGGATTCCTTTTTCTTGGCTAGGCCCATTTGGTGTTGCTTTGTGTCCACGCTTCATCTTGGCTTGCCCAGCCCATGCGCCTCCAAGTTCGGTATTTGATTGACGGGTTTgagcaggacagaggcagggTGGTCAGTGTGAGGCAACGTTTCCTATAAACATGACAGGATCTGTGCCCTGTACTGATCAGAGGCCCCTCTCTAGGTTACAGGGAATCTGGGCTACTTGTGACTGAGCAGTGACTCTGCaagaggggaaaggcagaaaacACTTTTAGttggtactattttttttcattacaataCTGTATTAAAAACATTCCAGTTGTTAAAGCAAATGTGTAGAACTGCCCCTCATGTTAGCCCCTCCCGTATACTTTCTGTATGTTCACCTTCTTATGGAGAGCCCTGATTGTACCGCAACCCCATTACCCCTAACCctagaaggggaggaggaagaggacaccCTTGGTGTTTATTTTAACCAGATTTTCCCCAGTATAAAAATTCAGGGGGAAGGGCCTCCTTGTATAATTTCTTAGGGCCTCACACTAGATGGCTTGCTACTAAGCCATCTGTGTGTAGCGCTTCTCTTGAAAATTCAGATGCTATTTACTTAATGGGagttgtcttccatttcttttgtttttccttctttgtgtatattttttctgccttatttcattattttatactccatgttattttttattctacttaTCATCTGAATCTTCGGTTTATTTTCATTAGAAACTTTTCCTATATTCTGTCCAAAATTAATAAGTTCTCCTTGTTGATTCTTGGCTATTTTACCTTGCCTTTATAAAGTTTTCTtgtttggggatgcctgggtggctcagtcggttaagcgtttaactttggcttaggtcatgatctcatggctcatgagttcaagcccctcatcaggctctctgctgtcagcacagagcctgctttgggtcgtgggattgagccttgcgtgttgggctcca
Protein-coding regions in this window:
- the TMEM253 gene encoding transmembrane protein 253, translated to MEERAAQREQERPSVRLEKLQHWARHRQSGHLLVLAVSQLWLAVAVMPFAVSVACLNSACHMATALPLVPGALGLLTGMVTLELRRSPRLWKVQAMMILNIFNLILGFIVVVVEVMKTALGPAPTAPSQLAGLLVVELSAETFTLGGVLLSAHSLFLLSQRKPGCCRTQSLHYQELQEGLSELEEVADLENGPTVASTANGTNE